From Nicotiana tabacum cultivar K326 chromosome 20, ASM71507v2, whole genome shotgun sequence, one genomic window encodes:
- the LOC142174619 gene encoding uncharacterized protein LOC142174619 has translation MDKGFNPPNDPVILDFCRFFTICLAQIGPLVWRTVACLRYLSSKANVNFTFSHLIHLYHPNLIRHGVFTLTARSKKVLVNPEDDKDRGWYIRYVAVRTVDLIGETNIPFPEKWNFEPTMGDVEPIPNFRGWVDSLLKIATREQRTWKSISSLHGWKVKTHGFGIRGMTAEVAMAIRISANAALDLDKARALLPKRKATKESSEEEEEGTSLITRPRARRRIIIDNEIENTPARTSATEPVLIQSDEDAELRDNNESIQHLFDSALTTSVCLPISTAPISVPLTASTAPASAPVLANLISTELMRRISLLERKARESEKSVHEAEEIARGAQLEATNWKEQFKNAQGTIEELQEDKNLLEQQNRGLTFELSKLDKVIDTIEKSQQSTNTPSPALKVPENVAIPASEGETSTTQSVEVEASVTTPSIE, from the exons ATGGACAAAG gttttaatcctccgaatgacccagttattctcgatttttgtcgtttctttaccatttgtttggcccaaattggtccattggtgtggagaacagtggcttgtttgagatatttatcatccaaggccaatgtcaatttcaccttttctcatctcattcatctataccatcccaacttaatacgccatggggttttcaccttaactgcaaggagcaaaaaagttttggtaaaccctgaggatgacaaagatcgtggatggtatatccgttACGTTGCTGTCCGTACAGTGGATttgattggcgaaacaaatattccctttcctgagaagtggaattttgaac caaccatgggagatgtggagcctattcccaactttcgtggttgggtagactcacttttgaagattgctactagggagcagagaacttggaaatcaatttcttctttacatggctggaaagtcaaaacacatg gatttggcattagaggaatgacagctgaagtagctatggccattcgcataTCTGCGAATGCTGCTCTGGATTTagataaggctcgagccttgctgcctaaaagaaaagctacaaaggaaagttctgaagaagaagaggagggtacctccctaattaccaggccaagggccaggagacgaataatcattgataatgaaattgaaaacactcctgctcgtacctccgccaccgagcctgttttgattcaatcTGATGAGGATGCCGAACTaagagataataatgagtcaattcagcacctttttgacagtg CTTTAACAACTTCCGTTTGTTTGCCAATTTCTACTGCTCCTATATCTGTTCCCTTGActgcttcaaccgcacctgcTTCTGCTCCGGTGttg gctaaccttattAGCACGGAATTAATGAGAAGAATTTCCTTACTAGAAAGAAAAGCTCGTGAGTCTGAAAAGTCTGTCCACGAGGCTGAGGAAATAGCTAGGGGAGCCCAACTTGAAGCAACCAACTGGAAGGAGCAGTTCAAAAATGCTCAAGGGACTATAGAAgagttgcaagaagataaaaACCTCCTAgagcagcaaaaccgtggtttaACTTTTGAACTG tctaAACTGGACAAAGTCatagataccatcgagaaaagccaaCAGTCTACTAATACTCCTTCTCCTGCCCTTAAAGTTCCTGAAAATGTTGCTATTCCAGCttcagagggtgaaacttctacaACCCAGTCTGTGGAAGTTGAAGCTTCCGTGACAACCCCCTCaattgaatga